A stretch of DNA from Synechococcus sp. JA-3-3Ab:
GCCGGCAATGGAATTGAAAAGAATGTACCACTGCGCACCGAGCGACATGAGCAAAATGCTGCCCCACTCAATGCTGATCTGGGTGCGGATAAAAAACAAGGTGGCAAACGGAAAGAGGAAATTGGCCGGAAAAGCTGCCAGAAATTGCACCACCGGCTGCAGCAGCTTCGCCAGGCCTGGATTAAAGCCGATGGCCACCCCAATCGGCGTCCAGATCACGGTGGCGAAAACCAACAGCACGCTGACCCGCAGCAGGGTGAGGATCCCCAGCCCAAAGGTCAGCAGCACCTCCCCAAAGCCCACGGTGGTGGTTACAAAATAAACAATCCAAATCCCGATCCCGGCAATGGCAGCCCAAGAGAGCTGAGTCAACAGCCGCTCGCGGCGTCGCTCCGCCTCTGGATTGGGTGGATCCCCCCAGCGCAGGCGAGTTAAATGGGACAACAGCCGATCCGCCAATTCTCTGGAGGGAGCTAGCCAATTGCCAATCAGCCGTGGGATCCGCGCCGTGGTTAGCAGATCGTACAGCCACGACTCCGGGGCAGCCGCGCCGGCGCTCTGCTCCAGGCGAAACTTATCCGACCAGGCCACCAGAGGCCGCCAAAAGAGCTGATCCACCAGCAGAATCACCACCGCCATGGTCAAAAGCGCCCAACCCAACTTGGGCAGATCTTCCGCCTGGACGGCAGCTTCCACATAGGATCCCAACCCCGGCAGCGTATATTCCTGGTTGAGCACGCTGATGGCCTCGCTGGCGGCCACAAAGAACCACCCCCCGCCAAAACTCATCATGGCGTTCCAGATGAGGCCCACCATCGCCGCAGGCACTTCCAACTGGACGAAGCGCTGCCAGCCGGATAGGCGGTAGAGGGTGACCGCTTCCACCAGCTCCTGCGGCAGGGTGCGCAAGGATTGGTAAAAAGAAAAAGTCATGTTCCAGACCTGGCTGGTGAAGATGGCGAAGATAGAAGCTGCCTCCAGCCCCAGCAGGCTGCCGGGAAAAAGCGCGATAAAGCCGGTAACGGTGATGGAGAGAAACCCCAACACCGGCACCGATTGCAGGATGTCCAGCAAAGGGATCAAAATTCGCTCCGCCCAGCGGCTTTTGGCGGCGATATACCCGTAGATCAGGGTAAAAAGGGTGGAAAAGGCGAGGGCGATGAACATGCGCAAGGTGGAGCGGGCGGCGTAGTAGGGCAGGTTGCGCGGATCCAAGTCGATATGAGGTACCACCGCCGGCGGCTGAAACCGCTCAAAAGTCCCTGCCCCCACCTGCGCCACCAAGCCCAGGAGAACCAACGTACCCAAAATGATGGCCCCATCGGCAGCCCCAGCCGGCAGCCGACGGAGCACCTCCGGAGAAGGAAAAGTCCGCATGTCCCCTGAATGGGCCTGGCATCCGCCCCCAGTGTACACTGTTTGCGGTTAAGCTAGGAGCGCTTCGAACTGGAGGATCCGGCCCGCTACTCTTCCTCCGGTAACTCGGGAGGAGGTTCATTCCACCTGGGATCGTCAAGGATGGCTTTTTTGGTCTGTTTGAGCTGTTTCCACAGCTCTTTAATTTGGCGATAGGCCTCTTCCGGCGTGATCTTGCCCCCCGTTTCTAAGCTACAAATCAGCGACACCTTATTGCTAAATTCTTGGAGATTGGCATCGAAAATTAAGTTCTGCGGCTTTATCTCACCCCAGTAGGGATAGCGAGGGGAAATAAATTCATCTTTGTTGGGAGGGGGGTTTGACTCTGCCATGTCGCAACCACGGTGAAAGGTTTATTACAACGAGGTTAATATCAGAAGTGCAGTAGAGACAACTTCGTATCCAGGAATGGAGGCTACAGACGTTTTTTCTTGATCGGCTTAGCTGGCTTGGGTGCTTTGGCAGGATCCGAGGGCGAATAAGGTTGAGCTGAGCTTAGCTGTTGCCCGCGAGTGGAGGGGGGAGAGTGTTTCTTGAGTTTGGGGCGGGGAGTGGAACGCTTCGGGCGTGGCGGCGCCTTGAGCACAGGACCGATGGGAGTTCCTGCCTCCACGTAGAGCAGGGATCCGCGGCGGCGCACCTGCAGATCCCAGAAGATGCCCACTCCTTTGCCCGGCAAGGATCCGATCAGGCGCAGTTTAAAAGCCTGAGGCTTGGGAGCTGTTGCCGCAGGCGATGCGGCGCCCTTGGCCGTCTGGGCCCGCTGAGGGGAAGAGCCGGCGGAGTTCTTTTTGCCGGATTGACGGATTTTGACGATAATGAACCCTTTTTCCTGCGATTGGAAAACGACCTCGCCGCGAATGGAAAACCAGTCCGGCACCACCGTCGGACGGGATCCCTCTGGCAGAGTTTGCCCCATTTCTTCTGGGGCCCACACCCCCATCAACTGCACGTGCAGATCCTGGCTCTTGTCGCGGGTGCGGGGATAGACCACCCACAAATAGTTGCGTTCCGGCTTCAGGTACTTGCGCACCAGGCTCATCACCCGGCCTAGCAGTACCGCATTGAGATCTAAACCATCCGAGGTGCGCAAAATCCCGCGAGTGAAGTGGTTGGGCGAGGGAATGTAACGCCCCTCGATGAGGCCAATCGCCCGGTACTGCATCTTCTCCCCGGGCGGCGGGATGGGCTCCAGGCAAGGTCGCTCTCTCCCCATCGCTTTCTTCTGCTCTAGCGTAGCGGCGGCGGCGACAACAGGCTGGCCCCCACCAGCAGCTGACCCGACATCTTGAGCTGATCCCCTGGGCTCGCTGGTTGAGGTGGGCCTGGGGGGCCGTACAATTCGAAGGGGACGTCTCAGATCTGAGGACATCGTAACGGTTCCGCTGCAGTCAATCCAGGATGTTTACCAGAATGCCCAGCGGTGGGCGACGACGCTGGGAGGCAGTGCAAGACATCTGCCGTTGCCAAAACAGGGCTTACCTCTGCCCTTGACCCAAGACCCGCTCAACACACCACCGAGCTTTACCAGCCTTCCTCTTTTCCTCCCGTCAGCTCAGCAGACCCGCCCAAGGCCTGCGCCCAACAAGTCGCGGTTCAGCGGTTGTCAACACTGTAGCTGAAGTCTAGCCGATAGTAGCAACTGCTCCGGCCCAGGTTGCAGAATGTTGAGCTACAGAGCCGCACCTTTTCCTCAGCTCGCGCCCGGCGGCCCGGGACTAACCCAGCCATGCCAAGATCCCTTCCCTATCTGGCCTCTACCCATGTCTGAGGGGTGAAACTGCCGTGGAGGCCGTAGGGAATGTGATGCCGCAAGGGGATCCGCGCCACCGGGCCGGCAGCCAGGTCTGAGGCATCCAGGATCACCACCTGCGAGCGCTGACTGGCGGCATCAAAGACCACTGTTACAATCCAGCCGGCTTCCTCTGCAGCGTCCTCAGGATCGGGGATGAATACCGGCTCTCCCACAAAGCCGCGGGGGGCAAAGCTGTACTGCTCGCTGCGGCCTGTTGTCGTGTCCAACTTGAGAATGGCCTGCAGGGGGGCGTTGGGGCCGGGAGCATGGGTAGCCCCAATGTAGATGTAGCGATGGGATCCCCCCATACGGGCCGGATGGATAGCCGGAAACTCCACCGAGCGATCCAGCAGTAGCTCCCGCTTAACCTTGCCCGCCTTGGGATCCAGCTCAAAGCGCCACAGCTTGCCGGCTGGCACCTGGGCAAAGTCAATTTGCAAGTAGTCAGCCCCTGGCTCCAGGGCAGGGTAGGCTTCGTAGAGAACGGCATCCACCACCACCTGATCCCCAACCTCGTAGCCGTTGACAAAGTGGAAAACAAACCCCGGCTCCGTTTGCAGTTGCAGCGGCTCGCCCTGTTGGGGAAATAGCCAAATGCGGGTGGGCTCTCCTTTTTTTAGGGTCAAGCAGGTGCCCGCCGGCTGCAGGCCCAGCATATAGGGCAAGGGGTTGAAGGCCACCGGATTCTGGAAAAAGATCCAGTAGCGGGGCGTCCAGACAAAGTCGTGCAGAAAGGCAAAACCCGGCAGGCGGTAGTCCCGCTTTTCCACCAGCCTTCCTTGGGCGTCGACGCGGTAAAACAGCAGCGTGGAGGAAGGTCCTGTCTGCACCCCAAAGGCCATGAGATCCCCCGTGGCTGGATCCCGGCGGGGATGCGCCGTAAACGGCTGGTTGGGGGCAAGGGCACCGGCAAAGGTCTCGCTCCCTTCGGTGGCCAAGGTGGCGGGGTTGAGCCGATAGGGAGCGCTGGCCTCCCAAAGCGCCAGGAGCTTGCCGCCTTGGTAGATAACGTTGGTGTTGGCGGGGTTTTTGAAGCGCAGATCGAGGAAATTGGCCCACCAGCCTCCCGGCTTCTGGGTGCCGAATACGCCGCGGTAGAGCACCCGTCCCGCCTTCTCCTCGGCCTCAAACTCGGGAGTGCGCACAAACCGGTTGCGGAAATGCACCCGCCCGTCAATAAAGGTGATGGCACACACCATGCCGTCGCCGTCGAAGGGATGGCCGTAGCGCTGGGATCCCGCCTCCAGCTTGCCAGGCCCGTTGCGGAAGAGGGTTCCCTGCAGCCTTTCGGGGATCCGCCCCTCGATTTCCGTCGCCCAATAGTCATACTCCTGGCGTAAAGAGCGATAGCCCAACTGCCAGTCGGTGGTGCTGTAGGAGCGGGAAGCGACGCTGACCATGGCCAGTCTGCAAGCGACGCCTTCTATTGTTGCTTAAACTTTCGTAAAGTAGCCAGCCTTTCTCGGCCCAGGTAGCGGCTGGGGCCGGGATCCCCAAGATGGAGCTGCCCCAATTGAACTATGGTAGGAAATGCCCTAGCAGCCCTTGACAGGATGAACAGCGCTCATGTTTGATGCCCTCTCCGAGAAGTTGGAACTGGCCTGGAGAAAACTGCGCGGCCAGGACAAGATCACCGAAACCAACATCCAAGAAGCCCTGCGGGAGGTGCGGCGCGCCCTGTTGGACGCCGACGTCAACCTCCAGGTGGTGAAGCAGTTTATCGAGGACGTGCGGCAGGCCGCTCTGGGAGCTGAGGTCATCCTGGGGGTGACGCCAGACCAGCAGTTTATCAAGATCGTCCACGACGAGCTGGTGAAGGTAATGGGGGAGGCGAATGTGCCCATTGCCCAGGCGGAACAGCCCCCCACCATTGTGGTCATGGTCGGCCTGCAGGGATCCGGCAAAACCACCACCTGTGCCAAGCTGGCTTTGTATTTGCGCAAGCAGGGCAAAAGGCCGCTCCTGGTGGCCGGCGACATCTATCGTCCGGCGGCCATCGACCAGCTCAAGACCCTGGGCCAGCAGATTCAGATCCCTGTCTTCGACCTGGGCAAGACGGATCC
This window harbors:
- a CDS encoding ABC transporter permease, whose amino-acid sequence is MRTFPSPEVLRRLPAGAADGAIILGTLVLLGLVAQVGAGTFERFQPPAVVPHIDLDPRNLPYYAARSTLRMFIALAFSTLFTLIYGYIAAKSRWAERILIPLLDILQSVPVLGFLSITVTGFIALFPGSLLGLEAASIFAIFTSQVWNMTFSFYQSLRTLPQELVEAVTLYRLSGWQRFVQLEVPAAMVGLIWNAMMSFGGGWFFVAASEAISVLNQEYTLPGLGSYVEAAVQAEDLPKLGWALLTMAVVILLVDQLFWRPLVAWSDKFRLEQSAGAAAPESWLYDLLTTARIPRLIGNWLAPSRELADRLLSHLTRLRWGDPPNPEAERRRERLLTQLSWAAIAGIGIWIVYFVTTTVGFGEVLLTFGLGILTLLRVSVLLVFATVIWTPIGVAIGFNPGLAKLLQPVVQFLAAFPANFLFPFATLFFIRTQISIEWGSILLMSLGAQWYILFNSIAGAQSIPTDLREMAVDVGLRGWQRWQKLIIPGIFSAWVTGGITASGGAWNASIVSEIVAWGSTTLKATGLGTYIAEATAVGDWPRITLGIGMMSLFVVGINRLFWRRLYQLAEEKYHL
- a CDS encoding DUF7219 family protein; this encodes MAESNPPPNKDEFISPRYPYWGEIKPQNLIFDANLQEFSNKVSLICSLETGGKITPEEAYRQIKELWKQLKQTKKAILDDPRWNEPPPELPEEE
- a CDS encoding carotenoid oxygenase family protein gives rise to the protein MVSVASRSYSTTDWQLGYRSLRQEYDYWATEIEGRIPERLQGTLFRNGPGKLEAGSQRYGHPFDGDGMVCAITFIDGRVHFRNRFVRTPEFEAEEKAGRVLYRGVFGTQKPGGWWANFLDLRFKNPANTNVIYQGGKLLALWEASAPYRLNPATLATEGSETFAGALAPNQPFTAHPRRDPATGDLMAFGVQTGPSSTLLFYRVDAQGRLVEKRDYRLPGFAFLHDFVWTPRYWIFFQNPVAFNPLPYMLGLQPAGTCLTLKKGEPTRIWLFPQQGEPLQLQTEPGFVFHFVNGYEVGDQVVVDAVLYEAYPALEPGADYLQIDFAQVPAGKLWRFELDPKAGKVKRELLLDRSVEFPAIHPARMGGSHRYIYIGATHAPGPNAPLQAILKLDTTTGRSEQYSFAPRGFVGEPVFIPDPEDAAEEAGWIVTVVFDAASQRSQVVILDASDLAAGPVARIPLRHHIPYGLHGSFTPQTWVEAR